A single genomic interval of Camelina sativa cultivar DH55 chromosome 11, Cs, whole genome shotgun sequence harbors:
- the LOC109127740 gene encoding uncharacterized protein LOC109127740 isoform X2: MLQDNSWLLRSIRVLAAGADEKVVLFAHCQTVEQVSGMLQDNRWLLRSFPVLAAGAEENSWLLRSICVSAAGTEEKVILFTHSQTVEQILWFGVVPTFKGCCRTTVGSCFQSYVLFSYD; encoded by the exons ATGTTGCAGGACAACAGTTGGCTCTTGCGTTCCATCCGTGTGCTCGCTGCTGGTGCAGAT GAGAAGGTGGTCTTATTTGCGCATTGCCAAACAGTTGAGCAG GTTTCAGGGATGTTGCAGGACAACAGGTGGCTCTTGCGTTCATTCCCTGTGCTCGCTGCTGGTGCAGAG GAAAACAGTTGGCTCTTGCGTTCAATCTGTGTGTCTGCTGCTGGTACAGAG GAAAAGGTGATCTTGTTTACGCATTCCCAAACAGTTGAGCAG ATTTTATGGTTTGGAGTTGTGCCAACCTTCAAGGGATGTTGCAGGACAACAGTTGGATCTTGCTTTCAATCCTATGTGCTTTTTTCATATGATTGA
- the LOC104727541 gene encoding protein DA1-related 1-like, giving the protein MYRFQYTQFKSHKIPTNPAGLIEYRAHPFWMQKYCPSHERDGTPRCCSCERMEPKDTKYLILDDGRKLCLECLDSAIMDTHECQPLYIDIREFYEGLHMKVEQQIPMLLVERSALNEAMEGEKHGHHHLPETRGLCLSEEQTVTTVLRRPRIGAGYKLIDMITEPCRLIRRCEVTAILILYGLPRLLTGSILAHEMMHAWLRLNGYPNLRPEVEEGICQVLAHMWLDSETYAGSTLVDIASSSSSTSSAVIASSKKGERSEFEKKLGEFFKHQIESDSSSAYGDGFRQGNAAVLKHGLRRTLDHIRLTGTFP; this is encoded by the exons atgtaTAGGTTTCAATACACACAATTTAAGAGTCACAAA ATTCCGACAAATCCAGCTGGTCTTATTGAGTATAGGGCACACCCCTTCTGGATGCAAAAGTATTGTCCTTCACATGAGCGTGATGGAACTCCTCGGTGTTGCAGTTGTGAGCGAATGGAG CCGAAAGATACAAAATATCTCATTCTTGACGATGGTCGAAAATTGTGTCTTGAATGTCTCGACTCAGCCATTATGGACACTCATGAATGCCAACCACTGTACATTGATATACGTGAATTTTATGAAGGCTTACACATGAAAGTGGAACAGCAAATTCCTATGCTCTTGGTCGAGAGATCAGCTCTAAACGAAGCTATGGAGGGAGAGAAACAC GGACATCATCATTTACCTGAAACTAGAGGACTTTGTTTGTCTGAAGAACAAACTGTGACCACG gTGTTAAGGAGACCAAGAATTGGGGCAGGCTACAAGTTAATAGACATGATCACGGAGCCTTGCAGGCTGATACGCCGCTGTGAAGTCACTGCAATTCTAATTTTATACGGACTTCCtcg TTTATTAACTGGGTCAATCCTTGCTCATGAGATGATGCATGCGTGGCTTCGACTAAATG GGTATCCAAATCTTAGACCAGAAGTGGAAGAAGGTATATGTCAGGTTTTAGCTCACATGTGGTTGGACTCTGAGACTTACGCTGGCTCTACATTAGTAGACATcgcatcttcctcttcttcaacatcATCCGCTGTGATTGCATCATCCAAGAAAGGTGAGAGGTCTGAGTTTGAGAAGAAACTTGGTGAGTTTTTCAAGCACCAAATCGAGTCAGATTCTTCATCGGCATATGGGGATGGGTTCAGGCAAGGTAACGCGGCAGTTCTTAAGCATGGTCTGAGGCGAACCCTCGACCATATACGCTTGACGGGTACATTTCCTTAA
- the LOC104721086 gene encoding probable vacuolar amino acid transporter YPQ1 isoform X1, producing MVLVYEGYCLKEKKACVRWVERYFDDCLCNINDDVSFALGIASLICWGVAEIPQIITNFRTKSSHGVSLSFLLAWVAGDIFNLVGCLLEPATLPTQLYTALLYTVSTVVLVIQTIYYDYIYKLCRHGRTKICTQTDEEDEEKRPLKLPKTTGSAISIPRGSYKDSPRKEFYYTSARSLAGSGTPPLRSSYFRVAKSGPSALAIENGSSSDEDETMSTCPVITITQPRPIPRPAGFGTFLAASASLPLQAKSLAEKYAHASSRRLLNEKIVEHSALGQWLGWLMAAIYMGGRIPQIWLNIKRGNVEGMNPLMFVFALVANATYVGSILVRTTEWDNIKPNLPWLLDAIVCVVLDLFIILQYIYYKYCRSESIKTEEDGYGDYVEASKTFVS from the exons ATGGTGTTGGTGTATGAAGGTTACTGCTTAAAGGAGAAGAAGGCATGCGTGAGATGGGTAGAGAGATACTTCGACGACTGTCTCTGTAACATAAACGACGACGTTTCATTCGCACTTGGAATCGCTAGCCTCATCTGTTGGGGCGTCGCAGAGATTCCTCAGATCATTACTAACTTCCGTACAAAGTCAAGTCACGGtgtctctctctccttcctccTCGCTTGGGTTGCCGG TGACATCTTCAATCTCGTCGGTTGTCTTCTTGAACCAGCTACT TTGCCGACTCAGCTCTACACAGCCTTG CTTTACACCGTGAGCACTGTGGTATTGGTGATCCAGACTATTTACTACGATTACATCTACAAACTTTGTAGACATGGACGCACTAAGATCTGTACTCAAACG gatgaggaagatgaagagaagagacCATTGAAACTACCGAAGACGACGGGATCTGCTATTTCCATCCCAAGAGGATCTTACAAAGATTCTCCTCGGAAAGAGTTCTATTACAC GTCGGCAAGATCGTTGGCAGGAAGCGGAACACCTCCATTAAGATCATCGTATTTTCGAGTGGCTAAGAGTGGGCCTTCGGCTTTGGCAATAGAAAATGGTTCTTCATCGGATGAAGATGAGACAATGTCTACGTGTCCTGTCATAACCATTACCCAACCAAGGCCAATACCTAGACCG GCAGGTTTCGGAACGTTTTTGGCTGCATCGGCTAGTCTTCCGCTTCAGGCCAAAAGCTTAGCTGAAAAGTACGCACATGCTTCAAGCAGACGGCTTCTTAAT GAAAAAATAGTAGAGCATAGCGCGTTGGGACAATGGTTGGGATGGCTAATGGCCGCCATTTACATGGGCGGACGCATCCCTCAGATTTGGCTCAAC ATCAAAAGAGGAAACGTCGAG GGTATGAATCCACTTATGTTTGTATTCGCGCTTGTAGCCAATGCAACATATGTTGGTAGTATTCTTGTCCGAACAACTGAATGGGACAACATCAAACCAAACCTCCCTTGGTTGCTTGATGCTATTGTCTGCGTCGTACTCGATCTATTT ATAATATTGCAGTATATCTACTACAAGTATTGCAGGTCAGAGAGCATAAAAACCGAAGAAGACGGCTATGGAGACTATGTCGAAGCAAGCAAAACTTTTGTTTCGTAA
- the LOC104721086 gene encoding probable vacuolar amino acid transporter YPQ1 isoform X2 produces MVLVYEGYCLKEKKACVRWVERYFDDCLCNINDDVSFALGIASLICWGVAEIPQIITNFRTKSSHGVSLSFLLAWVAGDIFNLVGCLLEPATLYTVSTVVLVIQTIYYDYIYKLCRHGRTKICTQTDEEDEEKRPLKLPKTTGSAISIPRGSYKDSPRKEFYYTSARSLAGSGTPPLRSSYFRVAKSGPSALAIENGSSSDEDETMSTCPVITITQPRPIPRPAGFGTFLAASASLPLQAKSLAEKYAHASSRRLLNEKIVEHSALGQWLGWLMAAIYMGGRIPQIWLNIKRGNVEGMNPLMFVFALVANATYVGSILVRTTEWDNIKPNLPWLLDAIVCVVLDLFIILQYIYYKYCRSESIKTEEDGYGDYVEASKTFVS; encoded by the exons ATGGTGTTGGTGTATGAAGGTTACTGCTTAAAGGAGAAGAAGGCATGCGTGAGATGGGTAGAGAGATACTTCGACGACTGTCTCTGTAACATAAACGACGACGTTTCATTCGCACTTGGAATCGCTAGCCTCATCTGTTGGGGCGTCGCAGAGATTCCTCAGATCATTACTAACTTCCGTACAAAGTCAAGTCACGGtgtctctctctccttcctccTCGCTTGGGTTGCCGG TGACATCTTCAATCTCGTCGGTTGTCTTCTTGAACCAGCTACT CTTTACACCGTGAGCACTGTGGTATTGGTGATCCAGACTATTTACTACGATTACATCTACAAACTTTGTAGACATGGACGCACTAAGATCTGTACTCAAACG gatgaggaagatgaagagaagagacCATTGAAACTACCGAAGACGACGGGATCTGCTATTTCCATCCCAAGAGGATCTTACAAAGATTCTCCTCGGAAAGAGTTCTATTACAC GTCGGCAAGATCGTTGGCAGGAAGCGGAACACCTCCATTAAGATCATCGTATTTTCGAGTGGCTAAGAGTGGGCCTTCGGCTTTGGCAATAGAAAATGGTTCTTCATCGGATGAAGATGAGACAATGTCTACGTGTCCTGTCATAACCATTACCCAACCAAGGCCAATACCTAGACCG GCAGGTTTCGGAACGTTTTTGGCTGCATCGGCTAGTCTTCCGCTTCAGGCCAAAAGCTTAGCTGAAAAGTACGCACATGCTTCAAGCAGACGGCTTCTTAAT GAAAAAATAGTAGAGCATAGCGCGTTGGGACAATGGTTGGGATGGCTAATGGCCGCCATTTACATGGGCGGACGCATCCCTCAGATTTGGCTCAAC ATCAAAAGAGGAAACGTCGAG GGTATGAATCCACTTATGTTTGTATTCGCGCTTGTAGCCAATGCAACATATGTTGGTAGTATTCTTGTCCGAACAACTGAATGGGACAACATCAAACCAAACCTCCCTTGGTTGCTTGATGCTATTGTCTGCGTCGTACTCGATCTATTT ATAATATTGCAGTATATCTACTACAAGTATTGCAGGTCAGAGAGCATAAAAACCGAAGAAGACGGCTATGGAGACTATGTCGAAGCAAGCAAAACTTTTGTTTCGTAA
- the LOC109127740 gene encoding uncharacterized protein LOC109127740 isoform X1 has product MLQDNSWLLRSIRVLAAGADYRRRWSYLRIAKQLSSCEKVSGMLQDNRWLLRSFPVLAAGAEENSWLLRSICVSAAGTEEKVILFTHSQTVEQILWFGVVPTFKGCCRTTVGSCFQSYVLFSYD; this is encoded by the exons ATGTTGCAGGACAACAGTTGGCTCTTGCGTTCCATCCGTGTGCTCGCTGCTGGTGCAGAT TACAGGAGAAGGTGGTCTTATTTGCGCATTGCCAAACAGTTGAGCAG TTGTGAGAAGGTTTCAGGGATGTTGCAGGACAACAGGTGGCTCTTGCGTTCATTCCCTGTGCTCGCTGCTGGTGCAGAG GAAAACAGTTGGCTCTTGCGTTCAATCTGTGTGTCTGCTGCTGGTACAGAG GAAAAGGTGATCTTGTTTACGCATTCCCAAACAGTTGAGCAG ATTTTATGGTTTGGAGTTGTGCCAACCTTCAAGGGATGTTGCAGGACAACAGTTGGATCTTGCTTTCAATCCTATGTGCTTTTTTCATATGATTGA
- the LOC104727542 gene encoding metalloendoproteinase 1-MMP-like, translating into MSRSLIYRYRALCFLLVLFCFPQRFATRNLPEAEQESSTAKATQIIHVSNNTWHDFYRLVNVQVGSHVSGVSELKRYLHRFGYVGDGSESFSDVFDGSLKSAISLYQENLGLPITGRLDTSTVTLMSLPRCGVSDTHMIVNDDGIHTTAHYTYINGKPKWNRDRLTYAISKTHKVDYLTSEDVKTVARRAFSHWASVIPVSFEEVDDFTAADLKIGFYSGDHGDGSPFDGVLGILAHAFAPDNGRLHFDAGETWVVDDDFTRSPELAVDLESVATHEIGHLLGLGHSSQESAVMYPSLSPRTKKVDLTDDDVAGVLKLYGPNPKLRLDSLTQSEDPIQNGSVSLRFLPGNFIGYVLLVVFFILFR; encoded by the coding sequence ATGTCTCGTAGTTTAATCTATAGATACAGagctctctgttttctcttAGTATTGTTCTGTTTCCCTCAACGTTTTGCCACCAGAAACCTACCGGAGGCGGAACAAGAATCATCCACGGCAAAAGCAACTCAAATAATCCACGTCAGCAACAACACGTGGCATGATTTCTATCGTCTCGTAAACGTCCAGGTTGGTAGCCACGTCAGCGGCGTGTCCGAGCTCAAAAGGTACCTCCACCGTTTCGGTTACGTGGGTGATGGCTCGGAAAGTTTCTCCGACGTGTTCGATGGTTCTCTCAAATCCGCAATCTCTCTGTACCAAGAAAATCTCGGTTTACCGATAACCGGGAGACTCGACACGAGTACCGTGACTCTCATGTCGTTACCGCGATGTGGCGTTAGCGATACGCACATGATCGTCAACGACGACGGTATTCACACAACGGCGCATTATACGTATATTAACGGTAAACCGAAGTGGAACCGCGACAGGCTAACCTACGCTATATCGAAAACACACAAAGTCGATTACTTGACGTCAGAAGACGTCAAAACCGTTGCCCGGCGAGCTTTTTCGCACTGGGCGAGCGTGATTCCGGTGAGTTTCGAGGAAGTCGATGACTTCACGGCGGCGGATTTGAAGATCGGGTTCTACTCCGGGGATCACGGTGACGGGTCTCCGTTTGACGGTGTTTTAGGGATCTTAGCACACGCATTCGCGCCGGACAACGGGAGGCTTCACTTCGACGCGGGGGAGACATGGGTAGTCGACGATGACTTTACACGATCTCCCGAGCTGGCCGTCGACTTGGAGTCTGTGGCGACTCACGAGATTGGTCACTTGCTGGGGTTAGGACATAGCTCTCAGGAGTCGGCGGTTATGTATCCGAGTCTCAGCCCGAGGACTAAAAAAGTTGACCTTACGGATGATGACGTGGCAGGTGTACTGAAGTTATATGGCCCGAACCCAAAATTACGGTTGGATTCACTTACACAGTCAGAAGATCCTATTCAAAACGGCTCCGTATCACTAAGATTCTTGCCGGGGAATTTTATCGGTTATGTTCTGTTGGTTGTCTTTTTTATTCTGTTCCGATAG
- the LOC104721089 gene encoding calcium uniporter protein 1, mitochondrial-like, whose amino-acid sequence MVMMNKLLSHRLFNMSKIASQGLMNCRISSSSLAVRTRVPNNLGEATIDPEPGDLTISRRFLHKDSMSRADGTMKMSIGEGLIEKLREMDVNKDRIRLDGLSHHRMMEKEKEETESLGLTVQDVKKLLRASQIEVVKTKLLETGKIWIRYSDFVRVCSDSSLDPSQGPWIAKMLDDSGNVIVLGDSVCLRPDQVTKSIEGLLPLPQIRNPNDPRRKELKELEAIKTVIDEKAHSLVRRELWAGLGYLIIQTAGFMRLTFWDLTWDVMEPICFYVTSVYFMAGYTFFLRTSREPSFEGFYQSRFEARQRKLMKTQDFDVGRYDELKKLFNPKPSAAVPKILGTLQN is encoded by the exons atggtgatgatgaataAGCTGTTGTCGCATCGTTTGttcaatatgtcaaaaattGCGTCGCAGGGTTTAATGAACTGTCGTATCTCGTCTTCTTCGTTAGCCGTGCGAACTAGGGTTCCTAATAATCTAGGAGAAGCCACGATTGATCCGGAGCCTGGTGATTTGACGATTTCTCGGAGGTTTTTGCACAAAGACTCCATGAGTCGGGCGGATGGTACTATGAAGATGTCGATTGGGGAGGGTTTGATTGAGAAGCTTCGAGAAATGGATGTGAACAAGGACCGGATTCGATTAGACGGGCTTTCTCATCATCggatgatggagaaggagaaggaggagacTGAGTCGTTGGGGCTTACGGTGCAAGACGTTAAGAAGTTGCTAAGAGCGTCACAGATCGAAGTTGTTAAAACGAAGCTGTTGGAGACCGGGAAAATCTGGATTCGTTACTCTGATTTCGTACGTGTTTGTAGTGATTCTTCGTTGGATCCTTCTCAAGGACCTTGGATCGCTAAGATGCTTGACGATTCTGGAAACGTAATCGTTTTGGGTGATTCTGTTTGTTTAAGACCTGATCAG GTAACCAAGTCCATCGAGGGCCTGCTTCCTTTACCACAGATCCGTAACCCAAATGACCCAAGAAGAAAGGAACTAAAAGAGCTTGAAGCCATAAAGACGGTCATAGACGAGAAAGCACATTCTTTGGTGAGAAGAGAGCTGTGGGCTGGTCTAGGTTACTTGATCATCCAGACCGCAGGGTTCATGAGGCTAACGTTCTGGGATCTCACATGGGATGTTATGGAGCCAATCTGTTTCTATGTCACATCGGTATATTTCATGGCGGGTTACACTTTTTTCCTCAGGACATCGAGGGAGCCTTCCTTTGAAGGGTTTTACCAAAGCAGGTTTGAGGCTAGACAGAGGAAACTGATGAAAACTCAGGATTTTGATGTTGGGAGGTACGATGAGCTGAAGAAGCTGTTTAATCCCAAACCTTCTGCTGCTGTTCCCAAGATTCTTGGAACTCTGCAGAATTGA
- the LOC104721085 gene encoding protein DA1-related 1, with protein MGWLTKILKGSSHKFSDGQCNGRYREDRNLDRPRYSADGSDFDKEEIECAIALSLSEQDHVIPQDDKGKKIIEYKSETEEDEDDDEDEDEEYMRAQLEAAEEEERRVAQAQIEEEEKRRAEVQLEETEKQLAKARLEEEETRRAKAQLEEDEQLAKAIQESMNVGSPPRYDPGSIFQPYPFLMPSNHRICAGCQAEIGHGRFLSCMGGVWHPECFCCHACDKPIIDYEFSMSGNRPYHKLCYKEQHHPKCDVCHNFIPTNPAGLIEYRAHPFWMQKYCPSHERDGTPRCCSCERMEPKDTKYLILDDGRKLCLECLDSAIMDTHECQPLYIDIREFYEGLHMKVEQQIPMLLVERSALNEAMEGEKHGHHHLPETRGLCLSEEQTVTTVLRRPRIGAGYKLIDMITEPCRLIRRCEVTAILILYGLPRLLTGSILAHEMMHAWLRLNGYPNLRPEVEEGICQVLAHMWLDSETYAGSTLVDIASSSSSTSSAVIASSKKGERSEFEKKLGEFFKHQIESDSSSAYGDGFRQGNAAVLKHGLRRTLDHIRLTGTFP; from the exons ATGGGGTGGCTAACTAAAATCCTTAAGGGTTCTAGCCATAAATTCTCAGATGGACAATGTAACGGAAGATATAGAGAGGATAGAAACTTGGACCGTCCTCGTTATTCGGCG GATGGATCTGATTTTGACAAAGAAGAAATTGAATGTGCTATTGCACTCTCTCTTTCTGAACAAGATCATGTCATTCCACAAGATgacaaaggaaagaaaataattg AATACAAATCTGAAaccgaagaagatgaagatgacgatgaggatgaagatgaagaatacATGAGAGCTCAGCTAGaagcagcagaagaagaggaaagacgGGTAGCTCAAGCTCAAATCGAGGAAGAGGAGAAAAGGAGAGCTGAAGTTCAActagaagaaacagagaaacaattAGCAAAAGCTCGattagaagaggaagaaacgaGGCGTGCTAAAGCTCAACTGGAGGAAGACGAGCAACTTGCTAAGGCCATTCAAGAAAGTATGAATGTTGGATCTCCTCCTCGATATGATCCAGGAAGTATATTTCAACCATATCCCTTCCTCATGCCATCTAATCACAG GATATGCGCCGGTTGCCAAGCTGAGATTGGACATGGAAGGTTTCTGAGTTGCATGGGTGGCGTTTGGCATCCTGAATGTTTCTGCTGCCATGCATGTGATAAGCCCATCATAGATTATGAG TTCTCAATGTCAGGAAATCGGCCTTATCACAAATTATGTTACAAGGAGCAGCATCATCCTAAATGTGATGTTTGTCATAACTTT ATTCCGACAAATCCAGCTGGTCTTATTGAGTATAGGGCACACCCCTTCTGGATGCAAAAGTATTGTCCTTCACATGAGCGTGATGGAACTCCTCGGTGTTGCAGTTGTGAGCGAATGGAG CCGAAAGATACAAAATATCTCATTCTTGACGATGGTCGAAAATTGTGTCTTGAATGTCTCGACTCAGCCATTATGGACACTCATGAATGCCAACCACTGTACATTGATATACGTGAATTTTATGAAGGCTTACACATGAAAGTGGAACAGCAAATTCCTATGCTCTTGGTCGAGAGATCAGCTCTAAACGAAGCTATGGAGGGAGAGAAACAC GGACATCATCATTTACCTGAAACTAGAGGACTTTGTTTGTCTGAAGAACAAACTGTGACCACG gTGTTAAGGAGACCAAGAATTGGGGCAGGCTACAAGTTAATAGACATGATCACGGAGCCTTGCAGGCTGATACGCCGCTGTGAAGTCACTGCAATTCTAATTTTATACGGACTTCCtcg TTTATTAACTGGGTCAATCCTTGCTCATGAGATGATGCATGCGTGGCTTCGACTAAATG GGTATCCAAATCTTAGACCAGAAGTGGAAGAAGGTATATGTCAGGTTTTAGCTCACATGTGGTTGGACTCTGAGACTTACGCTGGCTCTACATTAGTAGACATcgcatcttcctcttcttcaacatcATCCGCTGTGATTGCATCATCCAAGAAAGGTGAGAGGTCTGAGTTTGAGAAGAAACTTGGTGAGTTTTTCAAGCACCAAATCGAGTCAGATTCTTCATCGGCATATGGGGATGGGTTCAGGCAAGGTAACGCGGCAGTTCTTAAGCATGGTCTGAGGCGAACCCTCGACCATATACGCTTGACGGGTACATTTCCTTAA